Proteins encoded in a region of the Malaciobacter mytili LMG 24559 genome:
- a CDS encoding AAA family ATPase, translating to MINRVYIKDFLSFKEVDLEFEKGLVVFTGSSGAGKSILMEAILSLFGIKEPKAKLSEVILESSIIDEDFDINIGDEIVIKELKKEKTRYLLNNQSISKKRLYTFSSMLIKHLSLKDKTDFESWKLIKFLDIVSSKNSKFKKIKQEFDTTFQALQKEKKELNKLIEDEKKVEDLKEFAKFEIEKIEAINPLIDEYDELIEVKRKLSKKDKIEAALKSLAPIFDSSHLVSNALELLEVDSSFFDDAINELNNHFEKFNDSLSELEELDIENILNRIEQLSSLQKRFGSIQQALEYKKQKQEDLEKYENISFEKTKLEKRIEDLTAIVFSLASQISEYRKTALIKLENRVNHYLKFLYLSNAKITSNKKELDSTGIDEIIFNLNGVDLDTISSGEFNRLRLALLTSISEFEIVNNGVLFLDEIDANLSGKESSAIATVLSQLSKSYQIFAISHQPQLTSSANQHFLVDKVNGESTVTLLNKEQRVDEISRMISGEDISKEALQFAKNLLN from the coding sequence ATGATTAATCGAGTATATATTAAGGATTTTTTATCTTTTAAAGAAGTTGATTTAGAGTTTGAAAAAGGTTTAGTTGTTTTTACAGGCTCAAGTGGTGCTGGAAAATCAATTTTAATGGAAGCAATTTTATCTTTATTTGGTATAAAAGAGCCAAAAGCAAAACTTTCTGAAGTTATACTTGAAAGCTCAATTATTGATGAAGATTTTGATATAAATATAGGTGATGAAATTGTTATAAAAGAGTTAAAAAAGGAAAAAACTAGGTATCTTTTAAATAATCAATCTATTTCTAAAAAAAGACTTTATACTTTTTCTTCTATGCTTATTAAACATCTAAGTTTAAAAGATAAAACTGATTTTGAAAGCTGGAAGCTTATAAAATTTTTAGATATAGTTTCTTCAAAAAACAGTAAGTTTAAAAAAATAAAACAAGAATTTGATACAACTTTTCAAGCACTTCAAAAAGAAAAAAAAGAGTTAAATAAACTAATAGAAGATGAAAAAAAAGTTGAAGATTTAAAAGAGTTTGCAAAATTTGAAATAGAAAAAATTGAAGCAATTAATCCTTTAATTGATGAATATGATGAGTTAATTGAAGTTAAAAGAAAATTATCAAAAAAAGATAAAATAGAAGCTGCACTTAAAAGTTTAGCTCCTATTTTTGATAGCTCTCATTTAGTATCAAATGCTTTAGAATTACTAGAAGTTGATAGCTCTTTTTTTGATGATGCAATAAATGAGTTAAATAATCATTTTGAAAAGTTTAATGACTCATTAAGTGAATTAGAAGAGTTAGATATTGAAAATATTTTAAATAGAATTGAGCAGTTATCTTCTTTACAAAAAAGGTTTGGTTCAATACAACAAGCTTTAGAGTATAAAAAACAAAAACAAGAAGATTTAGAAAAATATGAAAATATCTCTTTTGAAAAAACTAAATTAGAAAAAAGAATTGAAGACTTAACAGCTATTGTATTCTCTTTAGCTTCACAAATTAGTGAATATAGAAAAACAGCTTTAATTAAATTAGAAAATAGGGTAAATCATTATTTAAAATTTCTATATCTTTCAAATGCAAAAATCACTTCAAATAAAAAAGAATTAGATTCTACAGGAATAGATGAAATTATATTTAATTTAAATGGAGTTGATTTAGATACTATTAGTTCAGGAGAGTTCAATAGATTAAGACTTGCTTTACTTACTTCAATAAGTGAGTTTGAAATAGTAAATAATGGAGTTTTATTTTTAGATGAAATTGATGCAAATTTAAGTGGAAAGGAAAGTTCAGCAATTGCCACTGTACTTAGCCAATTATCAAAATCATATCAAATTTTTGCAATTTCTCATCAGCCTCAATTAACTTCAAGTGCTAATCAGCATTTTTTAGTTGATAAAGTAAATGGTGAATCTACAGTTACACTTTTAAATAAAGAGCAAAGAGTTGATGAAATTTCAAGAATGATTAGTGGTGAAGATATTTCTAAAGAGGCTTTACAATTTGCTAAAAATCTTTTAAATTAA
- a CDS encoding NAD(+)/NADH kinase, with protein sequence MKRTISKERLASKSKVGIVLRPSTPEIKNSYLKIKECFEKHNIKVYLERNSANMINEDGIELDTICENVDFLVSVGGDGTLISVVRRSFSYNKPVLGINLGTLGFLTDIRLNELETFLDNLDKDNYRIDSRMMIKGSANLRTFFAFNDIVISRNSLSSMIRIDAKLDGRPFNSYYGDGVIISSPTGSTAYNLSLGGPLVYPLTDAFIVTPVAPHSLTQRPLVLPADFEIEFTISDNQGAVVIVDGQDIYEIEQNQSIKIQIASKKAKLLHRRERNYFEVLNEKLQWGN encoded by the coding sequence TTGAAAAGAACAATATCAAAAGAAAGATTAGCTTCAAAATCAAAAGTAGGAATAGTCCTAAGACCTTCAACACCAGAAATTAAAAATAGCTATTTAAAAATAAAAGAGTGTTTTGAAAAACACAATATAAAAGTATATTTAGAAAGAAATAGTGCAAATATGATTAATGAAGATGGTATAGAGTTAGATACTATTTGTGAAAATGTTGATTTTTTAGTTTCTGTTGGTGGAGATGGAACTTTAATTTCTGTTGTAAGAAGAAGTTTTTCTTATAATAAGCCTGTTCTTGGGATAAATTTAGGAACATTAGGTTTTTTAACTGATATTAGATTAAATGAATTAGAGACTTTTTTAGATAATCTTGATAAAGATAATTATAGAATTGATAGCAGAATGATGATAAAAGGTAGTGCAAATCTAAGAACTTTTTTTGCTTTTAATGATATTGTAATTTCAAGAAATTCACTTTCTTCTATGATAAGAATTGATGCAAAACTAGATGGAAGACCGTTTAACTCATATTATGGAGATGGAGTAATTATTTCAAGTCCTACAGGTTCAACAGCTTATAATCTATCTTTAGGAGGACCATTAGTATATCCTTTAACTGATGCTTTTATTGTAACACCAGTTGCACCTCACTCTTTAACACAAAGACCATTGGTATTACCTGCTGATTTTGAAATTGAGTTTACAATTTCTGATAATCAAGGAGCTGTTGTTATAGTAGATGGTCAAGATATATATGAAATTGAGCAAAATCAATCAATTAAAATACAAATTGCATCAAAAAAAGCAAAATTACTTCATAGAAGAGAAAGAAACTATTTTGAAGTATTAAATGAAAAACTACAATGGGGAAATTAA
- the fusA gene encoding elongation factor G, with protein sequence MARKTPLNRVRNIGIAAHIDAGKTTTTERILFYTGVSHKIGEVHEGAATMDWMEQEQERGITITSAATTCHWTHPKTNEQLQINIIDTPGHVDFTIEVERSMRVLDGAVAVFCSVGGVQPQSETVWRQANKYRVPRMIFVNKMDRTGADFYNVEKQVSERLKANPVPIQIPIGAEDNFRGIIDLVKMKAIVWDDDAAMGSNYHVEEIPADLLDKAQEYREKMVEAAAEASEELMEKYFEEGDLSEEEIVSGLKAGCLSMSLTPMTCGTAFKNKGVQTLLDAVAMYLPAPTEVADIRGETQDGDAVIVPSTDNGEVAALAFKIMTDPFVGQLTFARVYRGVLQSGTYVVNSTKMKKERIGRLLRMHANNREEVTELYAGEIGAVVGLKNTITGDTLASEKDPVILERMDFPDPVISVAVEPKTKADQEKMGIALGKLAEEDPSFRVNTDEESGQTIISGMGELHLEIIVDRMKREFKVEAEVGAPQVAYRETIRNNVKQEYKYAKQSGGKGQYGHVYLDIKPLPSGSEENFKFNNEIKGGVVPKEYIPAVQKGCEEAMAGGILAGYPMVDIEVSLYDGSYHEVDSSEMAFKLAASMGFKQACRSAAAGAVILEPMMKVEIETPEEYMGDIIGDCNKRRGQVQSMDDRAGVKLVTAMIPLSEMFGYSTDLRSMSQGRATYSMLFDSYQEVPKNVSEEIIKKRNG encoded by the coding sequence ATGGCTAGAAAAACACCACTTAATAGAGTTAGAAATATTGGTATTGCAGCTCACATTGATGCAGGTAAAACTACAACAACTGAAAGAATTTTATTCTACACAGGTGTATCTCATAAAATAGGTGAGGTTCACGAGGGTGCTGCAACTATGGACTGGATGGAGCAAGAGCAAGAAAGAGGTATTACAATTACTTCTGCTGCTACAACTTGTCACTGGACTCACCCAAAAACAAATGAGCAATTACAAATTAACATTATTGACACTCCGGGTCACGTTGACTTTACAATTGAAGTTGAGAGATCTATGAGGGTTCTTGATGGTGCTGTAGCTGTATTTTGTTCAGTAGGTGGGGTTCAACCACAATCTGAAACTGTTTGGAGACAAGCAAACAAATATAGAGTACCAAGAATGATTTTTGTTAATAAAATGGATAGAACTGGTGCAGATTTTTACAATGTTGAAAAACAAGTAAGTGAAAGATTAAAAGCAAATCCAGTTCCAATTCAAATCCCAATTGGTGCAGAAGATAACTTTAGAGGTATTATTGACCTTGTAAAAATGAAAGCTATCGTATGGGATGATGATGCTGCTATGGGTTCTAACTACCATGTAGAAGAAATTCCAGCTGATTTATTAGATAAAGCACAAGAGTATAGAGAAAAGATGGTTGAAGCAGCTGCTGAAGCTTCTGAAGAGTTAATGGAAAAATACTTTGAAGAGGGTGATTTATCTGAAGAAGAAATCGTTTCTGGATTAAAAGCTGGTTGTTTATCTATGTCTCTTACTCCAATGACTTGTGGTACTGCATTTAAAAATAAAGGGGTTCAAACTTTATTAGATGCTGTTGCTATGTATTTACCAGCTCCAACTGAAGTTGCTGATATTAGAGGTGAAACTCAAGATGGTGATGCAGTAATTGTTCCTTCTACTGATAATGGTGAAGTTGCTGCACTAGCATTTAAAATTATGACTGACCCATTTGTTGGTCAATTAACATTTGCAAGAGTTTATAGAGGTGTTTTACAATCTGGAACATACGTTGTTAACTCTACAAAAATGAAAAAAGAAAGAATCGGAAGATTACTAAGAATGCACGCAAACAACAGAGAAGAAGTTACAGAACTTTATGCTGGTGAAATTGGTGCAGTTGTAGGATTAAAAAATACAATTACTGGAGATACTTTAGCATCTGAAAAAGATCCAGTTATTTTAGAAAGAATGGATTTCCCAGATCCAGTTATCTCTGTTGCAGTTGAACCAAAAACAAAAGCTGACCAAGAGAAAATGGGTATTGCTTTAGGTAAATTAGCTGAAGAAGATCCATCATTTAGAGTAAATACTGATGAAGAATCAGGTCAAACAATTATTTCTGGTATGGGTGAATTACACTTAGAAATTATTGTAGATAGAATGAAAAGAGAATTTAAAGTTGAAGCAGAAGTTGGTGCTCCTCAAGTTGCTTACAGAGAAACAATTAGAAACAATGTAAAACAAGAGTACAAATATGCAAAACAATCTGGAGGTAAAGGTCAATACGGTCACGTTTACTTAGATATTAAACCATTACCATCTGGAAGTGAAGAAAACTTTAAATTCAACAATGAAATTAAAGGTGGGGTTGTACCAAAAGAGTATATTCCAGCAGTTCAAAAAGGTTGTGAAGAAGCAATGGCTGGTGGTATTTTAGCAGGTTACCCAATGGTAGATATTGAAGTTTCACTTTATGATGGTTCTTACCACGAAGTTGACTCATCTGAGATGGCATTTAAATTAGCTGCATCTATGGGATTTAAACAAGCTTGTAGATCAGCTGCAGCTGGTGCAGTTATCCTTGAGCCAATGATGAAAGTTGAAATTGAAACTCCTGAAGAATATATGGGAGATATTATTGGTGATTGTAACAAAAGAAGAGGACAAGTTCAATCTATGGATGATAGAGCTGGTGTAAAACTAGTTACTGCTATGATTCCATTATCTGAAATGTTCGGTTACTCTACTGACTTAAGATCTATGTCTCAAGGTAGAGCAACATATTCTATGTTATTTGATTCTTACCAAGAAGTTCCTAAAAACGTTTCTGAAGAAATCATTAAAAAGAGAAATGGTTAA
- the rpsG gene encoding 30S ribosomal protein S7, translating to MRRRKAPVREIMADPIYNSKVITKFINTVMLDGKKSVAEKIMYGAIANLDARGEEAGIELFERAIENVKPLLEVKSRRVGGATYQVPVEVRAVRRQTLALRWIVDASRKRNERTMVERLANELFEAANERGASFKKKEDMHRMAEANKAFAHYRW from the coding sequence ATGAGAAGAAGAAAAGCTCCAGTTAGAGAAATAATGGCAGATCCTATCTACAATAGTAAAGTGATCACAAAATTTATTAATACTGTTATGTTAGATGGTAAAAAATCAGTAGCAGAAAAAATTATGTATGGTGCAATTGCAAACTTAGATGCTAGAGGTGAAGAAGCTGGTATTGAATTATTTGAAAGAGCAATTGAAAATGTTAAACCACTTTTAGAAGTTAAATCTAGAAGAGTTGGTGGAGCAACTTACCAAGTTCCTGTTGAAGTTAGAGCAGTAAGAAGACAAACATTAGCATTAAGATGGATTGTTGATGCTTCTAGAAAAAGAAATGAAAGAACTATGGTTGAAAGATTAGCTAACGAGTTATTCGAAGCAGCAAACGAAAGAGGTGCATCTTTCAAGAAGAAAGAAGATATGCATAGAATGGCAGAAGCTAATAAAGCATTTGCTCACTATAGATGGTAG